The SAR324 cluster bacterium genome window below encodes:
- a CDS encoding response regulator translates to MKHQILIFTRLWGSILILSASSFLFQLHAEGQHVLSMEEQSLIEILQWETLTLPSEPLQQTIPSKYLQPETDQIWKPFNSFYLPFFPEKDTDTWFRTRLPENKWVQPGIYHFHINYAYSIHVNDELVGTCVAHFCQGNGKMVGVSLFGLSPDFSGKWLLIRIPAAGNNMFRFSPVYLGEQMDLFLEVLRFGAPKLFVGSLMVILGLFQFMLYLLNRKNVIFLAFGVFCLSMGIFELSLCVITGLYPSIARVMSQASVFSFYLMPVGLFSAYEQLFGGENKWIIRRQWQSFLVVGLLGFLLNITGLAEPSHTMNFLYVFMILNILIMMVYHTRYHHSQSLKGRIFSLGSGIFGLAGINDMLVALGLVPWLSFWTTEGLLVLILSLIWLVEQHFSDIRAQLFQYSQDLEIKNRELRTMDQMKDEFLANTSHELRTPLNGIIGIVESMLDGATGEMTAVQKNNLVLVVLSGKRLAHLVNDILDFSKLKNKDIVLQIKPVNMRQIADIILKIMEPLALQKSLKLNNLIPDDFPDVAGDENRLQQILYNLVGNAIKFTDKGEISVTAMVRDKLAEISVNDTGIGIPEDKFEQVFAAFDQVDASTSRQYGGTGLGLAITRQLVDLHGGTIGLTSELNHGSTFCFTIPVSKESAETASSPLTSSIYGIQESPDAALDVIRSVQPDATFNILIVDDEPVNLQVLVNYLSLYHYAVTQASNGREALDLIANGLKPDLILLDVMMPKMTGYEVCRQLREQFPASTLPVILLTAKNRVNDLTEGFNSGANDYLTKPFFKQELLSRISMHLEVSQMANAYTRFVPREFLDLLGKDSILNIHLGDQVKRDMTILFSDIRSFTSISEKMTPEQNFKFLNSFLNQLGPVVREHHGFIDKYIGDAIMALFDQSADNALDAAIGMLKALELYNAQRKRSGEVPIRVGIGLNTGELMLGTIGEQGRMEGTVISDAVNLASRIEGMTKMYQVPLLISEQTRSRLSDPGRYATRFVDRVKAKGKEQMVTVYEVFNADLPEIQELKHATRGFFEEGWHLYQSQRYEDALKRFKSCQEVFPQDPVAQVYVQRCEQALSRTTDLVDR, encoded by the coding sequence ATGAAACATCAAATCCTGATTTTCACCAGATTGTGGGGTTCCATCCTGATATTATCGGCCTCATCCTTCCTGTTTCAGCTTCATGCTGAAGGACAGCATGTGTTGAGCATGGAGGAACAATCGTTGATCGAAATACTCCAGTGGGAAACCCTCACGTTGCCCTCGGAACCACTTCAACAGACGATTCCGTCAAAATATCTGCAACCGGAAACCGACCAGATCTGGAAACCCTTCAACAGCTTTTATCTGCCCTTCTTTCCGGAAAAAGACACCGATACCTGGTTTCGAACCCGCCTGCCTGAAAACAAATGGGTTCAGCCGGGAATTTATCATTTTCACATCAATTATGCCTACAGCATTCATGTCAATGATGAGTTGGTTGGGACTTGCGTGGCGCATTTCTGTCAGGGAAACGGCAAAATGGTCGGTGTCAGTCTGTTTGGCCTGTCTCCTGATTTTTCGGGAAAATGGTTGCTGATCCGTATCCCGGCCGCTGGAAATAATATGTTCCGGTTTTCTCCGGTGTATCTGGGTGAACAGATGGACCTGTTCCTTGAAGTTCTCCGATTCGGCGCGCCCAAATTGTTTGTGGGAAGCCTGATGGTCATTCTGGGGCTGTTTCAGTTCATGTTATACCTCCTGAACCGGAAGAATGTTATTTTTCTGGCCTTTGGCGTATTCTGCCTGTCCATGGGTATTTTTGAACTCAGTTTATGCGTGATTACGGGTCTTTATCCATCCATTGCCAGGGTAATGTCCCAGGCTTCGGTTTTTTCCTTCTATCTCATGCCGGTCGGTTTGTTTTCTGCTTATGAGCAATTGTTCGGAGGAGAAAACAAATGGATCATCCGGCGTCAATGGCAGTCATTTCTGGTTGTGGGTCTGCTGGGATTTTTGCTCAACATCACGGGTCTCGCGGAACCCTCTCACACCATGAATTTTCTGTATGTGTTCATGATTCTCAATATTTTGATCATGATGGTGTATCACACCCGTTATCATCACAGCCAATCGCTGAAAGGCCGGATCTTTTCGCTGGGTTCCGGTATCTTCGGCCTGGCAGGGATCAATGATATGCTGGTTGCGTTGGGGTTGGTTCCATGGCTGTCATTCTGGACCACTGAAGGCCTGCTTGTGCTCATTTTGTCCCTGATCTGGCTGGTGGAACAGCATTTTTCCGATATTCGGGCACAGTTGTTTCAGTATTCCCAGGATCTGGAAATTAAAAACAGAGAACTCCGAACCATGGATCAGATGAAAGATGAGTTTCTGGCCAACACCTCCCATGAATTGCGGACGCCGCTCAATGGCATCATCGGCATTGTGGAATCCATGCTGGATGGCGCAACCGGAGAAATGACAGCCGTTCAGAAAAACAATCTGGTGCTGGTGGTATTGAGTGGAAAACGACTGGCGCATCTGGTGAATGACATCCTCGATTTTTCCAAACTGAAAAATAAGGACATTGTGTTGCAGATCAAACCGGTCAACATGCGTCAGATTGCGGACATCATCCTGAAAATCATGGAACCTCTGGCCCTGCAGAAATCACTGAAACTGAATAATCTGATTCCTGACGATTTTCCGGATGTGGCGGGTGATGAAAACCGTCTTCAGCAGATTTTGTATAATCTGGTGGGCAATGCCATCAAATTCACCGACAAGGGTGAAATCAGTGTGACCGCCATGGTGCGTGACAAGCTGGCAGAAATTTCAGTGAATGATACCGGTATTGGGATTCCTGAAGACAAATTTGAACAGGTCTTTGCCGCGTTTGATCAGGTGGACGCTTCCACGTCACGGCAATATGGAGGCACCGGACTCGGACTGGCGATCACCCGGCAACTGGTGGATCTACATGGTGGAACCATAGGGCTGACATCGGAACTGAATCACGGATCTACTTTTTGTTTCACCATTCCTGTCAGTAAAGAATCCGCGGAAACCGCGTCATCGCCGCTGACATCCTCGATTTATGGCATACAGGAAAGCCCGGACGCCGCCCTGGACGTGATCAGATCGGTTCAACCAGACGCGACCTTCAACATTCTGATTGTGGATGATGAGCCGGTGAATTTGCAGGTGCTGGTGAATTATCTGTCGCTCTATCACTATGCGGTCACACAAGCGAGCAATGGCAGGGAAGCGCTGGATCTCATAGCCAATGGACTGAAACCGGACCTGATTCTGCTGGATGTGATGATGCCGAAAATGACAGGCTATGAAGTCTGCCGACAGCTTCGTGAGCAATTTCCCGCCAGCACGTTGCCAGTGATTTTGCTCACGGCCAAAAATCGGGTGAATGATTTGACCGAAGGGTTCAATTCCGGCGCCAATGACTATCTCACCAAACCTTTTTTCAAGCAGGAATTGCTGTCACGGATTTCCATGCATCTTGAAGTTTCGCAAATGGCCAACGCCTACACCCGGTTTGTGCCGCGCGAATTTCTGGATCTGCTTGGCAAGGACAGCATTCTCAATATCCATCTGGGCGATCAGGTCAAACGTGACATGACCATCCTGTTTTCCGATATCCGTTCGTTCACCAGCATTTCAGAAAAGATGACACCGGAGCAAAATTTCAAGTTTCTGAATTCCTTCCTCAATCAGCTTGGTCCGGTGGTTCGTGAACACCACGGATTCATCGATAAATACATTGGCGATGCCATCATGGCCCTGTTTGATCAAAGCGCCGATAACGCGCTGGACGCGGCTATCGGGATGCTGAAAGCTCTGGAACTTTACAATGCCCAAAGAAAACGTAGTGGTGAAGTTCCAATTCGTGTGGGCATTGGTTTGAACACCGGGGAACTCATGCTGGGAACCATTGGTGAACAGGGACGCATGGAAGGAACAGTGATCAGTGACGCTGTCAATCTGGCGTCACGCATTGAAGGAATGACCAAAATGTATCAGGTGCCCTTGCTGATCAGTGAACAGACACGCTCCCGATTGTCCGATCCCGGTCGATACGCGACACGTTTTGTGGATCGGGTCAAAGCCAAAGGCAAGGAACAGATGGTCACGGTGTATGAAGTGTTCAACGCCGATCTTCCGGAAATTCAGGAACTGAAACATGCCACCAGAGGATTTTTTGAAGAAGGATGGCATTTATATCAGTCGCAACGCTATGAGGACGCGTTGAAGCGTTTCAAAAGTTGCCAGGAAG